A part of Paenibacillus sp. 481 genomic DNA contains:
- a CDS encoding RHS repeat domain-containing protein: protein MMKKYVSILLIVVMTLTSLPLAPAEGRQALTRPSTKTLSSVTQAVYPPSFKLNSTDQTMSADDLDNLITVTSVTYQFDVNRDWVLSEMAKGYQLHHIYQGLEKKQQGNSYEKFMTAQYPNLPLDPLTLHNMNLNHMNKIKSVTDAVYAKAKAVPKPKPILDKASANSVTDHVYSLQDGLLNTSPYDQIALKQRAHKPDQAPYTIGSDNEQISTIDGSLQVSATDLVMSGANGMGFALRRVYDSSRAKDDIYVTNDTNSTRPTPEDELHALGKGWIWDISYIRNAWKVNEERSIYIAGVGSYPLGDPHGINKLSLLGYPYKDLTFDAATEEERLVTKISGKRPDSVLKDHKSGIKQYFSLDGKLVRMDDKFGNWVEFMYQGPSMEEEVLWFIVSSSKDGKVNNQMWFAYDKINHTVTVSMDDKKVIYKKRKIGDGPNGKFRELEVLDEVIDPLGRSTKYGYREWNNLQFNLMEKYRYVSHPSEKLETYGQNKAILLTSIEHPTKALSQFGILGAWEMSIGPYAVEQSIYYSSRHVSYSSASQTKMNSTALTYKIHGSSKYDEKYTLTTTVDDGLKSTMHTYERRPASFYEPPKIFNTEVVSKVNNTNQSKRVQYSYEREKPNPTRIEESFQDGALHAPKKTTVRQYDTADWGLVVSETNPLNVTNRYDYSLPTATISKRVGRALLSSVQALNAQTQLVTEYKYDPNHGEMTQMLSKNNQGALLQQVQREYDPNGNPITVRIRGEQQDTVVKQEFSPQLGAFFPTKQTVDVKNAEGQVTTIVKEADYNRFTGDMISYTDGNRHATTSTYDKLGRVIAEKYPDNTQTTIVYNDVQNTITVTDPRGHVTEKAFDPIGNLIRESNGRGAANHAYDTHGRLIRKGTFTGQFVEYTYDAWDRVIKETAGSQVKQYEYNDIENTKVSIDGRGNRIRETYDVLDRVVKREELKPTGAVVLAQYTYDFVGNVVSMRDANGNETKYEYDALSRLTAVIDAEGKRTAYTYNLAGNLVQIQYADGTVLKKRYDEIGRLIEQIDPKNQSKRFYHDANNNLVKSIDRKGQVHQFGYSNRNFLTSSTTPIPEEGVTYAYDASGNRTVMTDATGTTNYAYFPTGELQSITYPDKTTLSYEYEVRGLRTKQTVSSPSFSSALTVNYAPLFSHPTSLQVIDRNNKVLEKVKYTYDLSQTNLMELSLSRHISEMYTYDGLNLSGITQILGSIRILENFQYDYDNNRNIILKSESGNSFTFTYDKLNRIQTNSQFNETYTYDARDNRSTLTTTNPPVQKGAQYSYDSRNRLTRAVTEDGNTVTYRYNGDGLMVERSQAGETTRYYYDDRKIIVAEGKVEPNGTVTIMYMYVHDPKGRLLGRQVASSNQMQSYLTNGHGDVTEIRDSQGTVLNKYTYDIWGKPLTASELVPNIFRYSSEYWDSTTNLQYLRSRWYDPSIGRFTTEDTYEGELGSPMSLNLYTYVENSPLNHIDPSGHWKTSITSNWMLNEMKWQYDKAKSSGGDYKKWANEANTLRQKMHKAGIKESDIMQSSDVMVPEKIVRQLAWNSTIKWIENDPYGFGLFAWSDESMFSLAGGIGPAVIKQVGAGFIKHSVYNEVRNRFGKEGIEVFIKAMEKGEVGPEGQSGIKRLSGKGATFGKRSYQYEIKVKDKRYGDWRIYGNYDNKSKGFIFNHFDKGLHK, encoded by the coding sequence ATGATGAAAAAATATGTATCTATCTTACTCATTGTTGTAATGACCCTAACCAGCTTGCCGCTTGCTCCAGCTGAAGGCAGACAAGCCCTGACTCGTCCAAGCACGAAGACACTGTCTTCGGTTACCCAAGCGGTCTATCCACCTTCTTTCAAGTTGAATTCAACCGATCAAACGATGAGCGCAGACGATCTGGACAATCTCATCACCGTCACCTCGGTAACTTATCAGTTCGATGTCAATCGCGACTGGGTTCTGAGTGAAATGGCGAAGGGATACCAGCTTCATCATATTTACCAAGGCTTAGAAAAGAAGCAGCAGGGCAACTCCTACGAGAAATTCATGACAGCTCAGTACCCCAACCTTCCACTAGATCCATTAACCCTACACAACATGAACTTGAACCATATGAACAAAATAAAGAGTGTAACGGACGCGGTCTATGCCAAGGCGAAGGCTGTACCTAAACCTAAGCCTATTCTGGACAAGGCAAGCGCCAACTCTGTCACGGACCACGTGTATAGCTTACAGGACGGGCTACTTAACACAAGTCCATATGATCAAATTGCACTCAAACAGAGAGCGCATAAGCCCGATCAAGCGCCTTATACCATCGGCTCGGATAATGAACAAATCTCGACGATCGACGGTTCGCTGCAAGTATCCGCCACCGATTTGGTCATGTCCGGTGCTAATGGCATGGGATTTGCGCTTCGGAGAGTGTATGACAGCAGCCGCGCGAAGGATGATATCTACGTCACCAATGATACCAACAGCACGCGTCCTACTCCTGAAGATGAATTGCACGCGTTAGGAAAAGGGTGGATCTGGGATATTTCCTATATCCGAAATGCCTGGAAGGTGAATGAAGAGCGTTCCATTTACATCGCAGGTGTCGGCTCCTATCCCCTTGGCGATCCTCATGGGATCAATAAGCTATCGTTGCTCGGTTATCCTTATAAGGACTTGACGTTTGATGCGGCAACCGAAGAAGAGAGATTGGTCACCAAAATAAGTGGTAAAAGACCAGATTCTGTCCTGAAGGATCATAAAAGTGGCATCAAACAATATTTTAGCTTAGACGGTAAGTTGGTTCGAATGGACGACAAGTTTGGCAACTGGGTCGAGTTTATGTATCAAGGGCCCTCCATGGAAGAGGAGGTGCTTTGGTTTATTGTCAGTTCTTCCAAAGACGGAAAGGTTAATAACCAAATGTGGTTTGCTTACGATAAGATCAATCATACGGTGACAGTAAGCATGGATGATAAGAAGGTTATTTATAAGAAACGTAAAATCGGCGATGGGCCAAATGGAAAGTTTCGTGAACTGGAAGTGCTAGACGAAGTCATTGACCCATTAGGTCGTTCAACGAAATACGGATATCGAGAATGGAATAACTTGCAGTTTAATCTGATGGAGAAGTACCGATACGTAAGCCACCCTTCCGAGAAGCTTGAAACGTATGGGCAGAACAAAGCGATCTTACTGACATCGATCGAGCATCCGACCAAAGCGCTCTCTCAATTTGGCATCCTCGGTGCATGGGAAATGAGTATTGGACCCTATGCGGTGGAACAAAGCATATACTATTCCTCCCGTCACGTGTCGTACAGTTCGGCCTCCCAGACGAAGATGAACTCGACCGCGCTAACGTATAAAATACACGGCAGTTCCAAGTATGACGAAAAATATACGTTAACGACGACTGTAGATGACGGCTTGAAATCAACGATGCACACGTATGAGCGACGGCCTGCTAGTTTCTATGAACCACCTAAGATTTTTAATACTGAGGTGGTAAGTAAGGTAAACAACACGAACCAATCGAAGCGTGTCCAGTACAGCTATGAGAGAGAGAAGCCGAACCCAACGCGGATTGAGGAAAGCTTTCAGGACGGTGCTCTTCATGCACCTAAGAAGACGACCGTCCGACAATATGATACCGCCGATTGGGGCTTGGTCGTATCGGAAACGAACCCGCTTAACGTAACCAACCGCTACGACTATTCGTTGCCGACAGCTACGATTTCCAAAAGGGTTGGACGCGCGTTACTAAGCAGTGTTCAAGCGCTGAATGCGCAGACACAGTTGGTGACCGAGTACAAGTATGATCCGAACCATGGCGAGATGACGCAAATGCTCAGCAAAAATAATCAAGGTGCGTTATTGCAGCAGGTTCAGCGGGAATACGACCCGAATGGAAATCCGATCACGGTTCGGATACGGGGAGAGCAACAGGATACCGTCGTCAAGCAGGAGTTTAGCCCACAATTGGGTGCTTTCTTCCCGACTAAGCAAACGGTGGATGTCAAGAATGCAGAGGGTCAGGTGACGACTATTGTGAAGGAGGCCGACTATAATCGGTTCACGGGAGATATGATCTCCTACACCGATGGCAACCGTCACGCGACAACGTCTACGTATGATAAACTAGGAAGAGTCATCGCGGAGAAATACCCGGACAATACCCAAACGACAATCGTGTATAATGATGTCCAGAACACGATTACCGTCACCGATCCACGGGGGCATGTTACCGAGAAGGCTTTTGATCCGATCGGTAATTTGATCCGGGAGTCGAATGGTCGGGGAGCTGCCAATCATGCGTACGATACACATGGGCGATTGATCCGTAAAGGAACGTTTACAGGACAATTTGTCGAGTACACCTATGACGCTTGGGACCGAGTGATCAAAGAGACCGCTGGCAGCCAAGTGAAGCAATACGAGTATAACGACATCGAGAACACGAAGGTCAGCATTGACGGTAGGGGCAATCGAATTCGGGAAACGTATGACGTGCTAGATCGTGTTGTGAAACGCGAAGAGCTCAAGCCAACAGGAGCGGTCGTACTGGCCCAGTACACGTATGACTTCGTAGGCAACGTCGTTTCGATGCGCGATGCCAACGGCAACGAAACGAAATACGAGTACGACGCTTTAAGCCGTCTCACCGCCGTCATCGATGCGGAAGGAAAGCGTACAGCCTATACGTACAATCTGGCTGGAAATTTGGTTCAAATTCAGTACGCAGACGGAACGGTACTCAAGAAGCGATACGATGAAATCGGCCGCTTAATTGAGCAGATCGACCCGAAGAACCAGAGCAAACGATTCTACCATGACGCTAACAACAATTTGGTCAAAAGCATCGACCGCAAAGGTCAAGTGCACCAGTTCGGCTACAGCAACCGTAACTTCCTCACGAGCAGCACGACGCCAATCCCAGAAGAAGGTGTTACGTATGCATATGATGCCAGCGGCAATCGCACCGTAATGACGGATGCAACGGGCACAACGAACTATGCGTATTTTCCAACTGGAGAATTGCAATCGATCACGTATCCGGACAAGACCACGTTGAGTTACGAGTATGAGGTTAGAGGCTTACGGACGAAACAGACTGTATCCTCGCCAAGTTTTAGCTCTGCTCTGACGGTGAACTACGCTCCCTTGTTCTCGCATCCAACGTCATTGCAAGTCATAGATCGAAACAACAAAGTACTAGAAAAAGTGAAGTACACCTACGACTTATCCCAAACGAACTTGATGGAGCTTAGTTTATCCCGGCACATCAGCGAAATGTACACCTATGACGGTTTAAACCTCTCCGGGATTACACAGATTCTAGGCAGCATTCGTATACTCGAAAATTTCCAGTACGACTATGACAACAACCGCAATATTATTCTTAAAAGTGAAAGCGGTAATTCGTTCACCTTCACCTATGACAAGCTCAATCGCATTCAAACGAACAGCCAGTTCAACGAAACGTACACCTACGACGCACGCGACAATCGAAGTACGCTAACGACGACCAATCCACCTGTGCAAAAAGGCGCCCAATACAGCTATGACTCACGCAACCGTTTAACACGCGCAGTCACCGAAGACGGCAACACCGTTACGTACCGCTACAACGGCGACGGTCTTATGGTCGAGCGCAGCCAAGCTGGCGAGACCACCCGCTACTACTACGACGACCGCAAAATCATCGTCGCAGAAGGCAAAGTTGAGCCAAATGGCACCGTGACGATCATGTATATGTACGTTCACGACCCGAAAGGCCGCCTACTGGGCCGCCAAGTCGCGAGCTCGAACCAAATGCAATCCTACCTGACCAACGGCCACGGTGACGTCACCGAGATTCGCGATAGCCAAGGAACCGTGCTGAACAAGTACACGTACGACATCTGGGGCAAGCCGCTCACCGCGTCGGAGCTAGTCCCGAACATTTTTCGCTACTCTAGCGAGTATTGGGATAGCACAACAAACCTGCAATACTTGCGTTCTCGTTGGTACGACCCGAGTATTGGACGATTCACAACCGAAGACACGTATGAAGGGGAACTGGGTAGCCCAATGAGTTTAAACCTGTATACGTATGTGGAGAACAGCCCGTTAAATCATATCGACCCTAGTGGACATTGGAAAACTAGCATTACATCAAACTGGATGCTTAATGAAATGAAGTGGCAGTACGACAAAGCAAAGTCATCAGGTGGCGATTATAAAAAATGGGCAAATGAAGCAAATACATTAAGACAAAAAATGCATAAAGCAGGTATTAAAGAATCTGACATCATGCAAAGTTCTGATGTAATGGTTCCAGAAAAGATAGTCAGGCAACTAGCTTGGAACAGCACAATTAAATGGATTGAGAACGATCCTTATGGCTTTGGTCTTTTTGCTTGGTCTGATGAAAGCATGTTCTCCTTGGCAGGTGGAATTGGACCAGCAGTTATAAAACAAGTCGGGGCTGGATTTATCAAGCATTCTGTTTACAATGAGGTTAGGAACAGGTTTGGTAAAGAAGGAATAGAGGTCTTTATAAAAGCTATGGAGAAAGGAGAAGTCGGTCCTGAGGGACAAAGTGGAATAAAAAGATTATCTGGTAAAGGTGCAACTTTTGGAAAAAGAAGCTACCAGTATGAAATCAAAGTTAAAGACAAGAGATACGGTGATTGGAGAATTTACGGTAATTATGACAATAAGTCAAAAGGATTTATCTTTAATCACTTTGACAAAGGTTTGCATAAATAG
- a CDS encoding RHS repeat-associated core domain-containing protein — translation MVQIQYADGTVLKKRYDEIGRLIEQIDPKNQSKRFYHDANNNLVKSIDRKGQVHQFGYSNRNFLSSSMTGIAEENVSYTYDASGNRTVMTDATGTTNYAYFPTGELQSITYPDKTTLSYEYEVRGLRTKQTVSSPSFSSALTVNYAPLFSHPTSLQVIDRNNKVLEKVKYTYDLSQTNLMELSLSRHISEMYTYDGLNLSGITQILGSIRILENFQYDYDNNRNIILKSESGNSFTFTYDKLNRIQTNSQFNETYTYDARDNRSTLTTTNPPVQKGAQYSYDSRNRLTRAVTEDGNTVTYRYNGDGLMVERSQAGETTRYYYDDRKIIVAEGKVEPNGTVTLMYMYVHDPKGRLLARQVASSNQMQSYLTNGHGDVTEIRDSQGTVLNKYTYDIWGKPLTASELVPNIFRYSSEYWDSTTNLQYLRSRWYDPSIGRFTTEDTYEGSLGSTLSLNLYTYVHNNPLKYTDPSGFAPVGPGKGSVFDRNQWKYLSNLALKGAERQSKWANKQIKNQLYYKSQNSSQKSSTLALPAAGSGGGIAAGAYAAAARIVGTIGLMLSISGSSSVQERERQNTVYRALTAGNAGTLAGGKGILAGNPNANKSVFQHVMTNDSANSQWISTTKSLTVARKFSSGNGIVAIDLRKVHSKIVYAAHEIPDNGSDMNDWARDLAEKDHEYLIHGHIPQSAIMGFVQ, via the coding sequence TTGGTTCAGATTCAGTACGCAGACGGAACGGTGCTCAAGAAGCGATACGATGAAATCGGCCGCTTAATTGAGCAGATTGACCCGAAGAACCAGAGCAAACGATTCTACCATGACGCTAACAACAATTTGGTCAAAAGCATCGACCGCAAAGGTCAGGTGCACCAGTTCGGCTACAGTAATCGCAACTTCTTAAGTAGCAGCATGACAGGTATTGCTGAGGAAAATGTGTCCTACACGTATGATGCCAGCGGCAATCGTACCGTAATGACGGATGCAACGGGCACAACGAACTATGCGTATTTTCCAACTGGAGAATTGCAATCGATCACGTATCCGGACAAGACCACGTTGAGTTACGAGTATGAGGTTAGAGGCTTACGGACGAAACAGACTGTATCCTCGCCAAGTTTTAGCTCGGCTCTGACGGTGAACTACGCTCCCTTGTTCTCGCATCCAACGTCATTGCAAGTCATAGATCGAAACAACAAAGTACTAGAAAAAGTGAAGTACACCTACGACTTATCCCAAACGAACTTGATGGAGCTTAGTTTATCCCGGCACATCAGCGAAATGTACACCTATGACGGTTTAAACCTCTCCGGGATTACACAGATTCTAGGCAGCATTCGTATACTCGAAAATTTCCAGTACGACTATGACAACAACCGCAATATTATTCTTAAAAGTGAAAGCGGTAATTCGTTCACCTTCACCTATGACAAGCTCAATCGTATTCAGACGAACAGCCAGTTCAACGAAACCTACACCTACGACGCACGCGACAATCGAAGTACGCTAACGACGACCAATCCACCTGTGCAAAAAGGCGCCCAATACAGCTATGATTCACGCAACCGTTTAACACGCGCAGTCACTGAAGACGGTAACACCGTTACGTACCGCTATAACGGCGACGGCCTGATGGTCGAGCGCAGCCAAGCTGGCGAAACGACCCGCTACTACTACGACGACCGCAAAATCATCGTCGCAGAAGGAAAAGTTGAGCCAAACGGCACTGTTACGCTCATGTATATGTACGTTCACGATCCAAAAGGCCGCCTACTGGCCCGCCAAGTCGCGAGCTCGAACCAAATGCAATCCTACCTGACCAACGGCCACGGTGACGTCACCGAGATTCGCGATAGCCAAGGAACCGTGCTGAACAAGTACACGTACGACATCTGGGGCAAGCCGCTCACCGCGTCGGAGCTAGTCCCGAACATTTTTCGCTACTCTAGCGAGTATTGGGATAGCACAACAAACCTGCAATACTTGCGTTCTCGTTGGTACGACCCGAGCATTGGACGATTCACAACCGAGGATACGTATGAAGGTAGTTTGGGAAGTACATTAAGCTTAAATCTATATACCTATGTGCATAACAATCCGCTGAAATATACTGATCCAAGTGGCTTTGCACCAGTAGGACCTGGTAAAGGTTCAGTTTTTGATCGTAACCAATGGAAGTATTTAAGTAACCTTGCATTAAAGGGGGCAGAGAGACAATCCAAGTGGGCAAATAAACAAATTAAAAATCAGTTATACTATAAGTCACAGAACAGTAGTCAGAAAAGTAGTACCTTGGCTTTACCAGCGGCAGGTTCTGGAGGAGGAATAGCTGCTGGAGCATATGCTGCGGCTGCACGCATAGTAGGGACAATAGGCTTAATGTTGTCAATAAGCGGAAGCTCATCTGTGCAGGAGAGAGAACGTCAAAATACGGTATATAGGGCGTTAACGGCTGGAAATGCTGGAACTTTGGCTGGTGGGAAGGGCATTTTAGCTGGGAATCCAAATGCGAATAAATCAGTCTTTCAACACGTTATGACTAACGATTCAGCGAATAGCCAATGGATATCCACTACAAAAAGTCTAACTGTCGCTCGTAAATTTTCTTCGGGTAACGGCATAGTTGCAATTGATCTCAGAAAAGTGCATTCTAAAATTGTATATGCCGCGCATGAAATTCCTGATAACGGCAGTGACATGAATGACTGGGCACGTGATTTAGCAGAGAAAGATCACGAGTATTTAATACATGGGCATATCCCACAATCTGCGATAATGGGGTTCGTACAATGA
- a CDS encoding RHS repeat domain-containing protein, giving the protein MKKFRIGWLCFLLLGCVDMNAHTALAASTSVQKVDTNIVELQLNVKDQVYAYDETGKLVSLLLKDGSRIIFTYDPNGNLLKKEKVKPASASSVSSSAALEIRSEDVQSPTTVQTLNDVSQNENEKNIGSSIK; this is encoded by the coding sequence ATGAAGAAATTTCGTATCGGTTGGCTATGTTTTCTTTTGCTTGGGTGTGTAGATATGAACGCACATACTGCGCTTGCAGCTTCTACATCTGTTCAGAAAGTAGACACCAATATCGTGGAATTGCAACTGAATGTAAAGGATCAGGTGTATGCGTATGATGAGACAGGGAAGCTAGTCTCTCTATTGTTGAAAGATGGCTCAAGGATAATTTTTACGTATGACCCAAATGGGAATCTCCTTAAAAAGGAGAAGGTTAAGCCAGCTTCAGCTTCTAGTGTAAGCTCATCTGCTGCATTGGAAATACGTAGCGAAGATGTACAATCTCCAACTACCGTCCAGACACTGAATGATGTATCGCAAAATGAGAATGAAAAAAATATAGGGAGCTCTATTAAATGA
- a CDS encoding immunity 53 family protein, which produces MDTLQWIQKWYYQNCNGDWEHTYGVKIDTVDNPGWSVEINLVDTCLENEHFESIEIERDEEDWYYCIVRDGVFSGAGGAMNLEEILNCFRKWASNKE; this is translated from the coding sequence ATGGATACTTTACAATGGATACAGAAATGGTATTATCAAAACTGTAATGGTGATTGGGAGCATACCTATGGTGTTAAAATCGATACTGTCGATAATCCTGGTTGGTCTGTTGAAATAAACTTAGTTGATACCTGTTTAGAAAATGAACATTTTGAATCGATAGAAATCGAAAGAGACGAAGAAGATTGGTACTACTGTATTGTGAGAGATGGAGTATTTAGTGGTGCTGGAGGGGCAATGAATCTAGAAGAAATCCTAAATTGCTTTAGAAAGTGGGCTTCTAATAAAGAATAG
- a CDS encoding helix-turn-helix domain-containing protein: MEFDFQVAQAELRQRLQEELIRRGWRQKEIATVTKLSRSRVSKIFKNTQTIMLPQLHEINYAFELDKHSFYDFFIGECFNEAGRLKPRKTSNFILHCIYAEQYEVVKQIVQLLNEDNNRNKMIETTFKIAEYLFESDKRNYSLPFYDIIIRNGFSRNETLAITYFRRFLILRDLDTAGAGSEALHQLVEYLPLLPDELKFDAYYRILAFYNVVENWPKLLAFAKELKDMAIAEGHYKYVAEGLLYESFAHKGMKNFEKSLQATKEYATHGKHYAWLSKCNEFYISIEMGQTEHIDELMSMLREDTDQLLAVLPVAMEAYLANGLLIDAQQYLEKYKLNIDDLLTRKAPFFLKHKLQFVQAMTQYYLETGQNERCLEYNALALELALKLHNSQRVGAAMLMFQQQENIITLEQKSEFMNIISNEVKSNEKSMYGYADDSFLIRFYRGVFY, translated from the coding sequence ATGGAGTTTGATTTCCAAGTGGCCCAGGCAGAGCTACGACAAAGGTTGCAAGAGGAGCTTATTCGAAGGGGGTGGAGGCAGAAAGAGATTGCAACAGTAACTAAACTAAGTCGTTCTAGAGTCAGCAAAATTTTTAAAAACACTCAGACCATCATGCTTCCACAATTACATGAGATTAATTATGCATTCGAGTTAGATAAACATTCGTTTTACGATTTCTTTATTGGTGAATGTTTCAATGAAGCGGGACGACTCAAACCGAGAAAAACAAGTAACTTTATCCTCCACTGTATCTATGCCGAGCAATACGAAGTCGTAAAACAGATTGTACAACTGCTTAATGAAGACAACAATCGCAATAAAATGATCGAAACCACCTTCAAAATTGCCGAATATCTCTTCGAGTCAGACAAACGTAATTACTCGCTTCCCTTCTATGACATCATTATTCGTAACGGATTCAGCAGAAACGAAACGCTTGCTATCACTTATTTTAGAAGATTCCTCATCCTACGGGATTTAGATACCGCTGGAGCGGGTAGCGAAGCCCTTCATCAACTTGTCGAATACTTACCACTGTTGCCTGATGAACTGAAATTTGATGCTTATTATCGTATTCTGGCTTTTTACAATGTGGTTGAGAACTGGCCTAAATTACTTGCTTTTGCGAAAGAATTAAAGGACATGGCCATAGCTGAAGGGCATTATAAATATGTTGCTGAAGGGTTGCTATATGAATCATTCGCTCACAAGGGGATGAAAAACTTTGAAAAGTCCTTACAAGCAACGAAGGAGTACGCCACACACGGTAAGCATTATGCATGGCTTTCGAAGTGTAATGAGTTCTATATTTCCATTGAGATGGGGCAAACGGAACACATTGACGAGCTTATGAGTATGCTTAGAGAAGATACAGATCAGCTCCTTGCTGTTTTGCCTGTTGCGATGGAAGCCTATCTAGCTAACGGGTTATTGATTGATGCACAACAGTATCTAGAGAAGTACAAATTGAACATTGATGACCTTCTGACGAGGAAAGCACCGTTTTTTCTAAAACATAAACTGCAATTTGTACAGGCCATGACCCAATATTATTTGGAAACTGGTCAAAATGAACGTTGTCTTGAATATAATGCTTTAGCTTTGGAATTGGCTTTAAAACTTCATAACTCACAGCGAGTAGGCGCAGCGATGTTAATGTTTCAACAGCAAGAGAACATTATTACTTTAGAGCAGAAAAGTGAATTTATGAATATCATTTCTAATGAGGTGAAATCTAATGAAAAAAGTATGTATGGTTATGCTGATGACTCTTTCCTTATTCGGTTTTATAGAGGTGTCTTCTACTAA
- a CDS encoding Imm26 family immunity protein — protein MSEKRKRIKLGDVYAIPLSDGMFSFGRRFKDASIAIYSHVSSSIEDVPQDEDYQFIVGVYDDVLKSGQWPVIENRPFGNEEEAWPPPAYVIDKLTGGYSIYYKGEMRKASKQECDGLEIAAVWEAEHIIDRIMGDDRWHRDPLK, from the coding sequence ATGAGCGAGAAACGAAAAAGGATAAAACTTGGAGATGTATATGCAATACCTTTATCTGACGGTATGTTCTCATTTGGGAGACGATTTAAAGACGCTAGTATTGCAATCTACAGCCATGTTAGCAGTTCTATTGAGGATGTGCCTCAAGATGAAGATTATCAGTTTATTGTAGGGGTTTATGATGATGTACTAAAATCAGGTCAATGGCCTGTTATTGAGAATCGCCCATTTGGGAATGAAGAAGAAGCATGGCCGCCTCCTGCGTATGTAATCGATAAATTGACTGGTGGATACTCCATTTATTATAAAGGGGAGATGAGAAAGGCTAGCAAGCAAGAATGTGATGGTCTAGAGATTGCGGCTGTTTGGGAAGCAGAACATATTATTGACAGAATTATGGGTGACGACAGATGGCATAGAGATCCATTAAAATAA
- a CDS encoding NAD(P)H-dependent oxidoreductase: MKMKMKPFIVLAHHEPQSFCGALKDAAIDVFTQQGYVTQLSDLYHMSFKPTADWGDFVSPNNPDYLKYGAEQRYAYENGSLSPDIVLEQQKLSESDLIIFIFPLWWHSVPAILKGWLDRVLTPGFAYGRNQTFANGPLKGKRAMLVFTTGAEPERYDSKDDLGILEHHLHPIEHGTLRYCGLDVLPHYAAWQPAHVSAEQREKYLGEFRERIAALLEENRLE; the protein is encoded by the coding sequence ATGAAAATGAAAATGAAGCCATTTATCGTGCTTGCTCACCATGAGCCGCAATCGTTCTGCGGTGCGCTTAAAGATGCGGCTATAGATGTATTTACTCAGCAAGGTTATGTTACGCAACTATCTGATTTGTACCACATGTCGTTTAAGCCTACGGCGGACTGGGGCGATTTTGTATCGCCTAACAATCCTGATTATTTAAAATATGGTGCCGAACAACGGTATGCTTATGAAAATGGCAGTCTGTCACCAGATATCGTGCTAGAGCAGCAAAAGCTATCGGAGTCGGATTTAATTATATTTATATTTCCATTATGGTGGCACTCCGTTCCGGCCATTTTAAAGGGCTGGCTCGACCGTGTGTTGACGCCAGGCTTTGCGTATGGACGGAATCAAACGTTTGCGAACGGCCCGTTAAAAGGAAAGCGTGCGATGCTCGTATTTACAACTGGAGCGGAGCCGGAGCGCTACGATTCTAAAGATGATTTAGGAATCTTGGAGCATCATTTGCATCCGATCGAGCATGGCACGTTACGATATTGTGGACTGGATGTGCTACCTCATTATGCGGCTTGGCAGCCTGCTCATGTGTCTGCGGAGCAGCGGGAGAAGTATCTGGGTGAGTTCCGAGAGCGTATAGCGGCTTTGCTAGAGGAAAATAGATTGGAATAG
- a CDS encoding HNH endonuclease, with amino-acid sequence MATVAAGIISSFGGIVRSDQSGKQLVKPKKSQRGVTPSQNEWQIDHIVPRNKGGTYSYSNSQVL; translated from the coding sequence ATGGCAACTGTGGCAGCCGGAATAATTAGTTCGTTTGGTGGAATAGTGCGTTCTGACCAATCAGGTAAACAGCTTGTTAAGCCGAAAAAGAGCCAAAGAGGGGTAACGCCTTCACAAAATGAATGGCAGATTGATCATATAGTTCCTAGGAATAAAGGCGGAACTTATAGTTATTCAAATTCACAGGTATTGTAA